In one Bacillus spongiae genomic region, the following are encoded:
- the yycI gene encoding two-component system regulatory protein YycI, producing MIFVQKPTEYEPLNNPTITIKDIKDLLKEDNIDHPDFTKEVLKEPHLKAKARTFTDAEIKNLPKQSADLTDDKKMISSDFDKPIPIPLTADVSKEEIVNFVNENEFKMDSTLEKYFIDSDKYQFGSFNEKKDNEGYEASFYQLVDGKPIYDNNAGKIVFSLNNQLEVTSYEQTMLTFETFKEEKELLSDIEIIKILYSELSKNSSLEWELGYFSNTNDSDNLEVELESHVLTPTWYVKVKQENSTVNYYYVNAIEGQMFSMQE from the coding sequence ATGATCTTTGTTCAAAAGCCAACAGAATATGAACCTCTTAACAACCCGACTATTACGATAAAAGATATAAAAGATCTTCTTAAAGAGGATAATATTGACCACCCTGATTTTACTAAAGAGGTGCTCAAAGAACCTCACTTGAAGGCAAAAGCAAGGACCTTTACAGATGCTGAAATCAAAAACCTTCCTAAGCAATCAGCTGACTTAACAGATGATAAAAAGATGATCAGTTCTGATTTTGACAAGCCTATCCCTATTCCCTTAACGGCTGATGTAAGTAAAGAAGAGATAGTAAATTTTGTGAATGAAAACGAGTTTAAGATGGATAGCACTTTAGAGAAATACTTCATTGATAGTGATAAATACCAATTTGGTTCCTTTAATGAAAAAAAAGATAATGAGGGTTATGAGGCTTCGTTTTATCAGTTAGTTGACGGGAAGCCAATTTATGATAATAATGCTGGTAAAATTGTTTTTTCGTTAAATAATCAGCTTGAGGTTACTTCCTATGAGCAAACGATGTTAACCTTTGAAACTTTCAAGGAAGAAAAAGAACTTTTATCGGATATTGAGATTATTAAGATATTATATAGTGAGTTAAGTAAGAATAGCTCGCTCGAATGGGAACTAGGCTATTTTTCGAACACGAACGATAGCGATAATCTTGAAGTAGAGCTTGAATCACATGTCCTTACGCCGACTTGGTATGTTAAGGTTAAACAAGAAAATTCAACAGTAAATTATTACTACGTAAATGCTATAGAAGGTCAAATGTTTTCTATGCAGGAATGA
- a CDS encoding YycH family regulatory protein, which translates to MDMKYESIKSIVLTILVINSMVLTYGIWTYQPDYSRTISSEETFESSIGVTKDVNTLIQPLKILYHQPEWTKGTVEAKEINRIMREITAWPLSYLYQENKEDKEDGSQHERIEIIFPDIVPSTTYGNVLGFREGISPPIFNFDRIEVELDTSILYFITPSGTNYKTEVDGDAVEELKEILDSQNEQYVLYEKHTIKESVIYMPTDTTDLVIDYYTREEMGPEEFKNALFTDPDIVDLERSNNLDDYHDSTSFMRWHTSFKWMRFVNVLEKRRWLSDSHLSKLLEGSISYVNRHEGWTDDYRYFQWNFTKSKISFRLFHKDYPVFTQKESDDIDLAAIELAWGSIENLREYSRPYFKLGDPLEEKGDVIEDAITALDSIEAMLGDDELLQDVIIGYALKEYNGRNLIFNPEWYYRVNNRWKQLNEDELGGKPNRLE; encoded by the coding sequence ATGGATATGAAATATGAATCGATAAAATCAATTGTACTAACTATCCTTGTTATAAATAGTATGGTGTTAACCTACGGCATTTGGACGTATCAGCCTGACTATAGTCGTACTATAAGTAGTGAAGAGACATTTGAGAGTTCAATTGGAGTTACGAAGGATGTAAATACCCTTATTCAGCCTTTAAAGATTTTATATCATCAGCCCGAATGGACGAAAGGGACTGTAGAAGCTAAGGAAATAAATAGAATAATGAGGGAAATTACTGCTTGGCCATTAAGTTATCTTTACCAAGAGAACAAAGAGGACAAAGAGGACGGCTCTCAGCATGAAAGGATAGAGATTATATTTCCTGATATTGTTCCATCAACGACTTATGGAAATGTGTTAGGATTTCGTGAAGGGATTTCTCCTCCAATATTCAATTTTGACCGCATTGAGGTTGAGCTTGACACCTCTATCCTCTATTTTATTACACCATCAGGAACAAATTATAAAACAGAGGTTGATGGTGATGCAGTGGAAGAATTGAAAGAAATTCTGGATTCTCAAAACGAACAGTATGTACTGTATGAAAAACATACAATAAAAGAATCTGTTATTTATATGCCAACGGACACTACAGATTTAGTGATTGATTATTATACACGTGAAGAAATGGGTCCAGAGGAATTTAAAAATGCGTTATTTACTGACCCGGATATAGTAGACTTAGAAAGAAGCAATAATTTAGACGATTATCATGACTCTACAAGCTTTATGCGATGGCATACTTCCTTTAAATGGATGCGTTTTGTGAATGTACTTGAAAAAAGACGTTGGTTGTCTGATTCTCATCTTAGTAAATTGCTCGAAGGTTCGATATCCTATGTGAATAGACATGAAGGGTGGACAGATGACTATCGCTATTTTCAATGGAATTTTACTAAATCTAAGATTAGTTTTCGTCTTTTCCATAAAGATTATCCAGTATTTACCCAAAAAGAATCGGATGATATAGATTTAGCAGCAATTGAGTTAGCATGGGGAAGTATTGAAAATCTTCGTGAGTATAGCCGTCCATACTTTAAATTAGGAGATCCGCTCGAAGAAAAAGGTGACGTGATAGAGGATGCAATCACTGCATTAGATTCAATAGAAGCTATGCTTGGCGATGATGAACTCTTACAAGATGTGATAATAGGGTATGCCCTTAAAGAATATAATGGTAGGAATTTAATCTTTAATCCTGAATGGTATTATCGGGTCAATAACCGATGGAAGCAGCTAAACGAAGATGAGTTAGGGGGGAAACCAAATCGACTGGAATAA
- a CDS encoding S1C family serine protease, with protein sequence MGYYDGDEFSRENTKKSHKGGYFIASLVGLILGAFIVVVALPRLVDTNVFSYGDKTEEKETVSETKNYTTGVSVDVTSGVTEAVEKAGDSVVGISNIQAGGGFWSTDSQEAGTGSGVIYKKDGDVAYIATNYHVIEGADQLEVTLADGTKVPATVRGGDQWTDLAVLEIEAKSIKDEAVAEFGDSSALKAGEPVIAIGNPLGLQFSGSVTQGIVSGVERTIPVDIDQNGTIDWHAEVLQTDAAINPGNSGGALINISGQLVGINSMKIAQSAVEGIGLAIPINYAQPIIEDLEKHGEIRRPSMGVRLQNVNEVSAYHQSETLKLPEDVKDGVLIENVVPNSPAALAGLKELDVIVELDGEKITDIIELRQYLYNEKNVGDSMEVKFYRDGKLQTITMNLADASTI encoded by the coding sequence GTGGGATATTATGATGGAGACGAGTTCAGCCGTGAAAATACAAAGAAAAGCCATAAGGGTGGGTATTTTATTGCAAGCTTAGTCGGATTGATTTTAGGTGCATTTATCGTGGTCGTAGCACTACCGAGGCTAGTCGATACGAACGTATTCTCGTATGGTGATAAAACGGAAGAAAAAGAAACGGTTTCTGAAACGAAAAATTACACAACAGGCGTGTCCGTGGATGTCACATCAGGTGTAACGGAAGCAGTGGAAAAAGCAGGGGATTCAGTCGTAGGAATCTCTAATATTCAAGCGGGCGGCGGCTTTTGGTCAACTGATTCGCAGGAGGCCGGTACAGGCTCTGGTGTCATTTACAAAAAAGACGGAGATGTAGCTTACATTGCCACAAACTATCATGTTATTGAAGGAGCAGATCAGCTTGAAGTCACCCTCGCAGATGGAACAAAGGTTCCAGCAACGGTTCGTGGCGGTGATCAGTGGACGGATTTAGCAGTCCTTGAAATTGAGGCGAAAAGCATTAAAGACGAAGCGGTAGCAGAATTTGGAGACTCCTCTGCATTAAAAGCAGGAGAGCCCGTCATTGCGATCGGAAACCCATTAGGCCTTCAATTTTCAGGCTCTGTCACACAAGGAATTGTATCTGGGGTAGAACGTACCATCCCAGTAGATATTGATCAAAATGGCACCATTGATTGGCATGCGGAAGTATTACAGACAGATGCCGCGATTAACCCAGGTAATAGCGGAGGAGCATTAATTAATATATCCGGTCAATTAGTCGGTATCAACTCCATGAAAATAGCGCAATCAGCCGTTGAAGGAATTGGATTAGCAATCCCAATTAATTATGCCCAACCGATTATTGAAGACTTAGAAAAACACGGAGAGATTCGTAGACCATCAATGGGAGTAAGGCTACAAAATGTCAATGAAGTATCCGCCTATCACCAATCAGAAACGTTGAAATTACCTGAAGACGTGAAGGATGGCGTATTAATTGAAAACGTAGTACCTAACTCACCAGCAGCTCTAGCAGGTTTAAAAGAATTGGATGTCATTGTTGAACTAGACGGTGAGAAAATAACCGATATTATTGAATTAAGACAGTATTTGTACAATGAAAAAAATGTCGGTGACTCAATGGAAGTTAAATTTTACCGAGACGGAAAATTACAAACAATTACCATGAACTTAGCCGATGCATCGACAATCTAA
- a CDS encoding MBL fold metallo-hydrolase has translation MNMQFSVLASGSTGNATYIEADGQSFLVDAGFSGKQMERLFQQVDRKIEDLTGIFVTHEHSDHIKGIGILARKYKLPIYANEKTWKAMDGLIGEIPTDQKMTFSMESTKSFGPVDIESFGVSHDAAEPMFYIFHHHGKKLVLLTDTGYVSDRMKGIIANADMYLFESNHDVDMLRMGRYPWSVKRRILSDVGHVSNEDAAVAMSEVVGDKTKRIYLAHLSADNNMKDLARMSVEQTLLSRGHVVGEQFELYDTDPKTATALTVV, from the coding sequence ATGAACATGCAATTTAGTGTTCTTGCGAGTGGCAGTACGGGGAATGCCACCTACATTGAGGCGGATGGACAATCCTTTTTAGTGGATGCAGGCTTTAGTGGGAAACAAATGGAGCGTTTATTTCAGCAAGTAGACCGCAAGATAGAAGATTTAACAGGAATTTTTGTTACCCATGAACATAGCGATCATATTAAAGGGATTGGGATTCTCGCCCGTAAATATAAGCTTCCAATCTATGCTAATGAAAAAACATGGAAAGCGATGGACGGACTTATTGGTGAGATTCCCACAGACCAAAAAATGACCTTCTCGATGGAAAGCACCAAGTCGTTTGGGCCTGTTGATATTGAATCCTTTGGTGTCTCTCATGATGCAGCGGAACCGATGTTCTATATCTTTCATCATCACGGAAAGAAGCTTGTATTACTTACAGATACAGGCTATGTCAGTGATCGAATGAAGGGGATTATCGCAAATGCTGACATGTACTTATTCGAAAGCAATCATGATGTCGATATGCTTCGGATGGGAAGATACCCTTGGAGTGTGAAACGCCGTATTCTATCGGATGTCGGTCATGTTTCAAATGAAGATGCAGCCGTTGCCATGAGTGAGGTTGTCGGAGATAAAACGAAAAGAATCTATTTGGCCCACTTAAGCGCTGATAATAATATGAAAGATTTAGCCCGTATGAGCGTGGAACAAACCCTTTTATCAAGAGGTCATGTCGTAGGAGAACAGTTTGAACTTTATGATACAGACCCGAAAACAGCAACAGCCTTAACCGTTGTGTAA
- the yycF gene encoding response regulator YycF, with protein MDKKILVVDDEKPIADILQFNLKKEGFEVHCAYDGDEAVKMVDEVKPDLMLLDIMLPNRDGMEVCREVRKKYEMPIIMLTAKDSEIDKVLGLELGADDYVTKPFSTRELIARVKANLRRHQRISEQQNEEEQGNEISVGSLVIHPDAYVVSKRGDTIELTHREFELLHYLAKHIGQVMTREHLLQTVWGYDYYGDVRTVDVTVRRLREKIEDNPSHPMWIVTRRGVGYYLRNPEQE; from the coding sequence ATGGACAAAAAAATCTTAGTAGTAGACGATGAAAAACCAATCGCTGATATACTCCAATTTAATTTAAAAAAAGAGGGCTTTGAGGTTCATTGTGCTTATGATGGAGACGAAGCTGTTAAAATGGTGGATGAAGTAAAGCCAGATTTAATGTTATTAGATATAATGCTTCCTAACCGAGATGGGATGGAAGTATGCCGTGAAGTAAGAAAAAAATATGAAATGCCCATTATTATGTTAACGGCCAAAGATTCCGAAATAGATAAAGTGTTAGGGTTGGAGCTAGGAGCTGACGATTATGTGACCAAGCCGTTTAGCACAAGGGAGCTAATTGCGCGAGTAAAAGCCAATTTACGTCGCCATCAACGTATTTCAGAGCAACAGAACGAGGAAGAACAAGGGAATGAAATTTCAGTTGGTTCCCTAGTGATCCACCCAGATGCCTACGTTGTCTCAAAACGAGGGGACACGATTGAATTAACTCATCGTGAGTTTGAACTACTTCATTATTTAGCGAAGCATATTGGTCAAGTGATGACTAGGGAGCATTTACTTCAAACTGTATGGGGTTACGACTATTACGGAGATGTTCGGACAGTCGATGTGACCGTTCGTCGCTTGAGGGAAAAGATTGAAGATAATCCTAGTCACCCAATGTGGATTGTGACACGAAGAGGAGTAGGCTATTATTTACGCAACCCAGAACAGGAGTAA
- the walK gene encoding cell wall metabolism sensor histidine kinase WalK, with protein MKRVGFFRSIQFKFVLIYVLLIFLAMQMISAYFSKELEEKLLTNFTTSIKDRVSFVAFTIQEAMEKEDDETSSVEDELQFVLDDFAEADDIEDIRVVDEEKRILASNEDFEGRVTDAQTTRTMLIKKELDTIKVDKKGNRLLVYTYPIISHQEVLGVVHISANVETVYKQINEINEILAKGTGLTIVVTAILWVFLSQTITKPISDMKKHAQAMTKGNFSRKVKVYGNDEIGELAKTFNNLTKRLQEAQATTEGERRKLSSVLSFMTDGVIATDRKGRVILINDPAAEMLDVSRETVLSQPIVTLLGLQERYTFEELLNEQDSVNLDYSTKETPYTLRANFSVIQKETGFVNGLITVLHDITEQEKIDMERREFVANVSHELRTPLTTMRSYLEALAEGAWEDKEIAPHFLDVTQNETERMIRLVNDLLQLSKMDSKDYLVNQEWINFIDFFDQIIDRFEMSKVETITFIRDLPEDKLFVEIDPDKLTQVIDNIISNALKYSPEGGKVTFKVKESESQLMVSISDEGLGIPKDKVEQIFDRFYRVDKARSRQMGGTGLGLAISKEMIIAHGGNIWAESKEGEGTTIFFTLPYVNMQEDEWI; from the coding sequence ATGAAAAGAGTTGGCTTTTTTCGTTCGATTCAGTTTAAATTTGTTTTAATTTATGTATTGTTAATTTTTTTAGCAATGCAAATGATTAGCGCGTACTTTTCGAAAGAGCTTGAAGAGAAATTACTGACCAATTTTACAACATCCATTAAAGATCGTGTCAGTTTTGTAGCGTTCACGATTCAAGAGGCGATGGAAAAAGAAGATGATGAAACGAGTTCGGTCGAGGATGAACTTCAATTTGTATTAGATGATTTTGCTGAAGCGGATGATATAGAAGATATCCGTGTTGTAGATGAAGAAAAAAGAATTCTTGCTTCAAATGAAGATTTTGAAGGAAGAGTAACAGATGCTCAAACAACGAGAACGATGCTCATAAAAAAAGAATTAGATACGATTAAGGTGGATAAAAAGGGAAATCGCCTTCTCGTTTATACGTATCCCATCATTTCTCACCAAGAAGTACTCGGTGTAGTGCATATCAGTGCAAATGTTGAAACGGTTTACAAGCAAATTAATGAAATCAATGAAATCTTAGCAAAAGGAACTGGACTAACCATCGTTGTTACGGCTATTTTATGGGTTTTTCTTTCTCAAACAATAACAAAGCCGATTTCTGATATGAAAAAGCATGCCCAAGCGATGACAAAAGGAAATTTCTCTCGAAAAGTAAAGGTATACGGAAATGATGAAATTGGTGAATTAGCCAAAACCTTTAATAATTTGACTAAGCGCCTGCAAGAAGCGCAGGCGACAACCGAAGGTGAACGTCGGAAGCTTTCATCTGTCCTTTCCTTTATGACAGATGGTGTTATTGCTACAGACCGGAAAGGTAGAGTCATTTTAATTAATGACCCTGCAGCGGAAATGTTAGATGTTTCACGTGAAACGGTCCTGTCTCAGCCTATTGTGACACTATTAGGGTTACAAGAACGGTATACGTTTGAGGAATTATTAAACGAACAAGATTCCGTTAATTTGGACTATAGTACGAAAGAGACTCCTTATACTCTTCGGGCAAATTTTTCCGTTATTCAAAAGGAAACGGGCTTTGTAAACGGACTTATTACAGTTCTTCATGATATTACAGAGCAAGAGAAAATTGATATGGAACGTAGAGAATTTGTTGCAAATGTTTCCCATGAACTACGAACGCCTCTCACGACTATGAGAAGCTACCTAGAAGCGCTAGCAGAGGGTGCCTGGGAGGATAAAGAAATAGCTCCACACTTCCTTGATGTGACTCAAAATGAGACAGAGCGGATGATTCGTCTCGTAAATGATTTATTACAGCTTTCTAAAATGGATAGTAAAGATTATCTTGTAAATCAAGAATGGATAAATTTTATAGACTTTTTTGATCAAATTATTGATCGGTTTGAAATGTCAAAGGTCGAAACGATTACTTTTATTCGAGATTTACCTGAGGATAAGTTATTTGTAGAAATTGACCCAGATAAATTAACACAAGTCATTGATAATATTATTTCAAACGCGTTGAAGTATTCCCCTGAAGGAGGAAAAGTGACGTTTAAAGTAAAAGAAAGTGAAAGCCAACTGATGGTAAGCATATCCGACGAAGGGTTAGGAATACCGAAGGATAAAGTAGAGCAGATTTTTGATCGCTTTTACCGTGTTGATAAAGCACGATCTCGCCAAATGGGGGGAACTGGCTTAGGATTAGCTATCTCAAAAGAGATGATTATAGCGCATGGAGGAAATATTTGGGCGGAAAGTAAAGAAGGAGAAGGAACGACTATTTTCTTTACGCTTCCTTATGTGAATATGCAAGAGGATGAATGGATATGA
- a CDS encoding JAB domain-containing protein, with protein sequence MNNTFDKMTFKVLLATTMREKEDGYVVSEIFNRYPSIQELLDVTEEELLTIKGIGIRSSEDAYTFLKDMQYLTQEHFVVLGINIKNEVLFRETVFIGSLNASIVHPRETFKHLIRRSCASAIVAHNHPSGNPQPSREDIEVTKRLNEVGKVVGIEILDHVIVGQEQYTSLKEKGYL encoded by the coding sequence ATGAACAATACTTTCGATAAAATGACTTTTAAGGTATTATTAGCAACAACAATGCGTGAAAAGGAAGATGGCTATGTAGTCAGTGAAATCTTCAACCGCTACCCATCAATACAAGAATTATTAGATGTAACGGAAGAAGAATTATTGACGATTAAAGGTATTGGTATTCGTTCGTCTGAAGATGCATATACATTCTTAAAGGATATGCAGTACCTGACACAAGAACATTTTGTTGTACTCGGGATAAACATTAAAAATGAAGTTCTGTTTCGAGAAACAGTTTTTATAGGATCGTTGAATGCATCTATTGTTCATCCACGTGAGACATTTAAGCATTTAATCCGTCGTAGTTGTGCAAGTGCAATCGTTGCACATAATCACCCATCGGGGAATCCACAACCAAGTAGAGAAGATATTGAAGTGACAAAACGACTTAACGAAGTTGGGAAAGTTGTAGGTATTGAAATTCTTGATCATGTCATTGTTGGGCAAGAACAATATACTAGCTTAAAAGAAAAAGGATATCTATAA
- a CDS encoding N-6 DNA methylase: MEEEIIKSKLRVQKHGEVFTPKKIVKKMLNIPEIKDACENLTTKFLEPSAGEGAFLVEILDRKLKMVSEKYNNDLTSYESYSLLALTTLYGIELLEDNAQTCVMNMFQLYYDNYKEQVQNHNGIVKKKVLDSAKEIISSNIRQGNFLTRKAVDGKPLVFSEWYPVNMRKTTKNIKIQRTEYTLDEIYESVEKEPGMTISRDERRDLQLDIFDILEVEEIDDEVKKEMRYIPVNIIDVYKEEMEEV; encoded by the coding sequence TTGGAAGAAGAAATAATTAAATCTAAGCTTCGTGTTCAAAAGCATGGAGAAGTATTTACACCTAAAAAAATAGTAAAAAAGATGCTAAATATACCAGAAATAAAAGACGCTTGTGAAAATTTAACAACTAAGTTTTTAGAGCCGTCTGCTGGAGAAGGTGCCTTTCTTGTAGAAATTCTTGATCGAAAACTAAAGATGGTATCTGAAAAATATAATAATGATTTAACTAGCTATGAAAGTTATTCCTTGCTCGCCCTAACGACACTTTATGGAATTGAATTATTAGAAGATAATGCTCAAACATGTGTGATGAATATGTTTCAACTGTATTATGATAACTATAAAGAACAAGTTCAAAATCATAATGGAATTGTAAAGAAAAAGGTATTGGATAGTGCTAAAGAAATCATTTCATCAAATATCAGGCAGGGGAATTTTTTAACGAGGAAAGCGGTAGATGGTAAACCTTTAGTTTTCAGTGAATGGTATCCAGTTAATATGAGGAAAACAACTAAGAACATTAAAATACAACGAACAGAATATACCTTAGACGAGATATACGAAAGCGTAGAAAAAGAACCTGGAATGACTATTAGTAGAGACGAACGGCGAGATTTGCAATTAGATATATTCGATATACTAGAGGTAGAAGAGATTGACGATGAAGTTAAAAAAGAAATGCGCTATATACCAGTTAATATAATCGATGTATATAAAGAGGAAATGGAGGAAGTATGA
- the rlmH gene encoding 23S rRNA (pseudouridine(1915)-N(3))-methyltransferase RlmH, giving the protein MQIQIISVGKVKEKYIKLGIAEFEKRLRPYCKLTMDEVNDEQAPEQLSDKELYQVKQKEGDRILSKIKPTQYVIALDIQGDNWSSEQLSNEVEKLSIHGKSQLSFVIGGSNGLSDDVLQRADQKLSFSKMTFPHQLMKLILLEQIYRAFKIQKNEPYHK; this is encoded by the coding sequence ATGCAGATACAAATTATAAGTGTCGGTAAAGTAAAAGAAAAATATATCAAACTAGGTATTGCTGAATTTGAAAAACGACTTCGTCCATACTGTAAGCTGACAATGGATGAAGTAAATGATGAACAGGCTCCAGAGCAATTGAGTGACAAAGAGTTATATCAGGTGAAGCAAAAAGAAGGAGATCGAATCTTAAGTAAAATTAAACCTACTCAATATGTTATTGCTCTTGATATACAGGGGGATAATTGGTCGTCGGAGCAGTTATCAAATGAGGTGGAGAAGCTTAGCATCCACGGGAAAAGTCAATTATCCTTTGTAATAGGTGGTTCGAATGGTTTAAGTGACGATGTGTTACAGCGGGCCGATCAAAAGCTATCTTTCTCTAAAATGACTTTCCCGCATCAACTAATGAAGCTAATATTGTTAGAACAAATATATCGAGCATTCAAAATACAGAAAAATGAGCCATATCATAAGTGA
- a CDS encoding recombinase family protein, translated as MSNRTKAVFYARVSTEDQAREGFSIQAQIEGIEDYAKRNNMEIVKRYIDEGASGKNISGRPEMKRLLKDMQSNEFGTIIVYKIDRIARKSKDALEIAERCKEANVSLISLKENFDFATPIGNIVFQMMSNFSEFERNSIIDRGKMGMTQRAKQGYFNGGRVFGFESVNKELVVNKEEAHVIRLIFDYAEQELGYKAIVSRINAMGYKTKRGCDFSINTIKTILDNPIYIGKILFNMYENWSEKHRKGKNEDYILADGKHKAIITIEQWDRVQKSRKKRSHRPAQSHAPFILSGLIKCPKCGYDMVPGLSKGSNGKKYRYYVCGLFHNKGSNACSAHSIRAERAEEYVFNELKRIVSEPYVLSQIIENINQQRIQAKTPINEEINILCSKLNKVETRISNITNQLMDDPSLVSIFKPKLKELMEEQSTLHNKIESLNSELEEYDITPIDDQALIHLLSDLEKVIRDADSEKQKALLRLIIMDIQINKEAPRRVSRQVEKVNLHFDFTLEALEAQSLDLLDAIRPEYISQLKHGCLKIKMVKD; from the coding sequence ATGAGTAATAGGACAAAAGCTGTTTTCTATGCCCGTGTTAGTACCGAAGACCAAGCACGTGAGGGATTTAGCATACAGGCTCAAATTGAAGGGATAGAGGATTATGCAAAAAGAAATAACATGGAAATTGTAAAAAGATATATTGATGAAGGGGCAAGTGGAAAAAACATATCTGGGCGTCCAGAAATGAAAAGATTATTAAAAGACATGCAGAGTAACGAATTTGGTACAATAATTGTTTATAAAATTGATCGTATCGCTCGAAAATCAAAGGATGCGTTGGAAATTGCTGAAAGATGTAAAGAGGCAAATGTTAGCTTAATTAGTTTGAAAGAGAATTTTGACTTTGCGACTCCAATAGGTAATATAGTCTTTCAAATGATGAGTAATTTCTCTGAGTTTGAGCGGAATTCAATCATAGATCGTGGCAAAATGGGGATGACACAACGTGCCAAACAAGGTTACTTTAATGGTGGCCGAGTATTTGGATTTGAAAGTGTCAATAAGGAATTGGTTGTTAATAAAGAAGAAGCTCATGTGATACGCTTAATTTTTGATTATGCAGAACAAGAACTAGGCTATAAAGCAATTGTCAGTCGAATTAATGCTATGGGATATAAAACAAAGCGTGGATGTGACTTTTCAATTAATACGATAAAAACGATATTAGACAACCCTATTTACATTGGGAAGATCCTCTTCAACATGTATGAAAACTGGTCAGAAAAACATCGTAAAGGTAAAAATGAAGACTACATTCTCGCTGACGGGAAACATAAGGCAATCATTACAATAGAGCAATGGGATCGTGTCCAAAAAAGCCGTAAGAAGCGTTCTCATAGACCTGCTCAATCACATGCTCCATTTATCTTAAGCGGACTTATAAAATGTCCTAAATGTGGATATGATATGGTTCCAGGTTTATCTAAGGGATCTAATGGCAAAAAGTATCGCTATTATGTTTGTGGCCTATTTCATAATAAAGGTAGTAATGCATGCAGTGCACACTCCATTCGAGCTGAAAGAGCAGAAGAATATGTATTTAATGAATTAAAACGAATTGTTTCTGAACCATATGTTTTAAGTCAAATAATTGAAAATATTAACCAACAACGAATCCAAGCAAAGACACCTATTAATGAAGAAATAAATATATTGTGTTCTAAGCTAAATAAGGTAGAGACAAGAATTAGCAACATTACTAATCAACTAATGGATGACCCTTCCCTTGTATCTATCTTTAAGCCGAAATTAAAAGAACTAATGGAAGAGCAATCCACACTTCATAATAAGATTGAATCATTAAATTCAGAATTAGAAGAATATGATATAACACCCATTGACGATCAAGCATTGATTCATCTTCTAAGCGACTTAGAAAAAGTAATACGAGATGCTGATTCAGAAAAACAAAAAGCACTGCTTCGATTAATTATTATGGATATCCAAATAAACAAAGAAGCTCCTCGGAGAGTGAGTAGACAAGTTGAAAAAGTTAATTTACACTTTGACTTTACACTAGAAGCATTAGAGGCACAATCGTTGGATTTGTTGGATGCGATTCGACCAGAGTATATTAGCCAGTTGAAGCATGGATGCTTGAAAATAAAGATGGTAAAGGATTAA
- a CDS encoding CxxH/CxxC protein: MIYCCKEHVELALDVAVDENETAPSLEEINRSTKISTSCEYCDRQAEYIVGN; this comes from the coding sequence ATGATTTATTGTTGTAAAGAGCATGTAGAACTGGCCTTAGATGTGGCAGTCGATGAGAACGAAACAGCCCCTAGTTTAGAAGAAATCAATCGCTCCACAAAGATATCCACAAGCTGTGAATATTGTGATCGTCAAGCAGAATATATAGTGGGGAACTAA